Genomic DNA from Corylus avellana chromosome ca4, CavTom2PMs-1.0:
AGGCTTTTAGTTTTGCAAtcatgtttttaattatgttcattagagtaatgctataagtcttcctagagtcaTTCCAATCgtgatgtagtttttaaaatcacctttaaagttgagatgtgatttattaaattttgatctattggtgattttaaaagccacatcacatttggaatgacTCTAAGAGGACtttaagaagacttatagcattactcatgttCATTATCATGTGTACTGTTTCATTTTTCCTGTTACTTGTATGAATGATTATTTGTTTGCTTTCTCAAtcttttcaacttttatttttcatcatgttatatatatatatatatatatatatatatatatatatatatatattagtttgatgttgaaatattctctatttaaaggttgattataatattttttgaattaaataacTCATATTGAGAAATCCATTTAGGACAAATTTTCCTCTAAACTTTAATATGGGCTTAAAATTCATGTGATTCTCAATCGTAATTTGTGTGTATCTATCTATATTATGCAGCAAAACTTGGTGTCAAGTTTGACTTTGAGAAACGGAGTGTCACTGCAGAGGCGGGTGTCACTGTTGACACGTTGGATGGAGTCCTACAAGGATTTACTTTGTTGAAGGCATAATATATGGAGCCCCAATTGATGGAAGTTGAGAATGGTGTCATGAAGATTGTTTCTCCTCTCATGTATAACAATTAAGTACcaattacaataataattaacctCCCCCCtttctattttgttattttttttattattattattttgaaaattgcGTAACCAGATTGTTAAGACCACCAAGCACTTGCACGTGCAGCactcaaaacatatatatgatgtagtttttttttacagcacttgagccaaatttaaagttaaaactactattttttgccttaattaattacttacaTCTACTATAATTatgatcctctctatttcaaataaactggataatatctagttagttatagtagataggtatttttgtcccctcaaaaagtaaaaagacaaaaatactcatccactataactaactgaatattatccagttcatttgaaatgcAGAGAATCATGTTCCTATAGCCACTGCAAGTACTTCTTTAATACTACCACGAATTTGCTCATACACTTTTTATTGGGTTGATTTCCTCGAAGAAACATTTGGAGGTTGATTCTCTGGAATTGACTATTTGGAGGCTCAATCCCTTTATAGCGAtagatttatttcttttttgagttTCAAATGATAGAAATCGTGAGTTTCtattagaaaatattaattggTTTAACTTTCTATTAAATCCAAGGTTTAAGAATTTATCTCTAGAATATATTTGGTTATCGAATCACTCCCTTAGTACTAttatttctataaattttttgatTCTGAATATATAGTGATAAGTGATGGGTTATGAATTGATCATATTCAATAAGATTTGACACCAATTAACTTTATTACATCATTTAAGAAATGTCGCATAACAAACttaaaatcaaaagaatgaaTTTAAAAAGGATAGTTGGAGGAGGCCTAAATTAAAAATCGCTTCATggggtataaaaaataattcaaaaatcttcaaagtaggtcaaaataataatttaatcaatacattatctTTTATACTATAgagagcgatttgtaatttaggctaacaacaatataaaattaggaaaaattatcTTTTCCCCTATGAACTACTATGCGAATCGCGATGATCATTtccccccatcaactaccaactttacattacgactccatcaaactatcattttattaCCAAAACCTCTCTTCCGTCAGTCAACACCGTTAAATTTGACGGTCAACCGTACTGTTCACGACACTATTTCGTCAGTCAACGACATTGTTCACGGTACTGTTCACGCACGTGATAGGTTGACCGTCTGACTTAATGACATTGACTAACGGAAGATGAGTTTTTAGTAATGAAATGATAGCTTAATGGGATcataatgtaaagttggtaatTTATGGGTTTTTAGTAAcgaaatgatagtttgataggATCGTAATGTAAAGTTGATAATTGATGAGAGGAAATGGTTATCACGAGGAAAAATGATAATTTCcccataaaattattattttaatttttattatatttatatatattatatttttaaaaatttgagtaaAAATAAATAGTCAAATGTGACAAATGTGGACATatagttaaataaataaattatgacagataaaaacaaaaaagagtacTTGATTTATCACTatttgtttctatatatatatatatatatatatatatatatatatactttttcgTGATAGAATATATTAGTTATCAAAATGAAGCATATAAGAGGAAATTTGTAGTAGTGGAGAAATGGGCACACGAACTCTTCTCTTTTATTTCATTCATActaaaaagcttaagcttaaaTACATACAAAAGCTCATGCCATTGACTACTCGAAAACTTTTAACATAAAGTTTTTCAGATTATTAGATACTACGTACTACATAACGTGCAATTTCCCTCTCCATCCTCAGAAGAAACCGGCCAAGTTCAAAATTGATGCCAATGGGTGGTCTCTCCCCTGCCCCCGCTGGCTCTGCCTTTCCTTTGGCACAAAATAAGATTCCCTCTGCCTTCCGAATATCTGCTCTATCTCTTCTTGTGGCAGGTTGAAGGCAAGCTCCTTTGCTTCTCTCTCCAGCTGGTTTATTATGTTGTCTTGCCCTACACCAACCggaaacaaaaacacaaaacagagtaattaaaattaatttcaaacttttgtttgtttggtaaacGTGAGTCGACTAGATCGATTACCTGCGAGGAAGTTCCTCTGGTTGTTCTGGCCATTGATTCCGAACCCGACCATCCGTAAGTTCTCTCTTTCGGAGGCAACTACGGCAATCGGGTGACCGGCCGGGATTACAAAAGCATCACCCGGTGACAAACGAGCACTGACCCTCTGGAATTTTCCACTgctctcttcttcttgttgttctcTTCTCCCTCGGCTTTCCTGGCTCTGACTTGAAAGATGTGGACATGCCATTTCAAATCTTCCGGTTCCTTCTACCACGAAGACGACGACGGTGGCCCTCGAGTTGTAGTGCGGCACCATAACAGCTCCCTGCGCACGACAAAGGCTCGAGAtagttatttagtagactattacTAGACTATTACACAAATGTCAAGTCGCTTAGTTGTCTAGACTTACACAAAGGcgacaatattttttattataaattaatagtAGTGATATGCAGTAGATTTTTGGATTACTTGTTTGATTTCGGCGTAATTGACAAAGACATCCATGTCCTGGAGTTGCCTGTGGTCCTCGGGAGAAGCCTCGAAGAACTGCCCGAACTGGTTCGAGTAGGAAGGGCTCAGGCTTCTTAGACTGATCGGACCTCGAGAGGATTGGCGGCCGGCCGACATGGCCCGTTGGCTCAATGCCCTCAGCTGCTCTTGTGAGGCTCTGATGATTACTCCCTGCCTCTGCTCCTGCTGCTGGAACGCCCTCTCTAGCTTCTCTATTGGGGTCTGCCATGATAATTATATGACACCcatttaagcatatatatatttaggtgCACCATTTGATAGCAAGATTAACTAAAGTTTTCAACttcattaaaaaccaaaaaagaagaaagaaaaaaagcctACATTTAGAGAGGCTTCGAGGATGTCTTCGCTGAATGCCCTTAAATATGATTCACGATTTTGAGCACCGGCTGCAAAGTATTCCTgcaccaaatttaaaaagattCAAAATTCCATAGATGTATAGATGTGTACCtgaacaacacaaaaaaaatacatgaattTACCCTAAATTGGCCAGGATTGTTGACGGGCTTGACGAGTACCACAATTTGTAGCTTTTCATTACTGTCTTGGTTAACGGCAACCATAGTAGTAGTCCCTGCAGGAACCATAAGCACGTCTCCACACTCGAGGTTGAAGGactctctctcatttctcttgTCTTGACGCACAAAGTTGATGGTCGCTTTTCCTGCAACAATTTAATTAACCATGGAGGATGTGATCAAGTATTTCAATCACATAAAATTACGCTATTATGAGGAACTTACCCATTACGACAATAACAATAGCATCCGCATCTTTGTGGTGTGGGAGCATAAAGGAGTTAGGATTTGCTTCCAAGATGACCAAGCGGTAATTGTCAATGCCACTAAGGAGCTCAGACCTCTCTGTGAACCTCTCAAGAGACCTAACATAGCCTTCTTCGGACCTGTGTACTAACTGGAATCTCTGAGAGTGAAAGTAGTAGGGATTGTGCTCTTCACTGCGTCTTGCTTGCTTGGATGGGTTTCCCTCTCCTCCCCATTCTCTGGTTTGCTGCTCCCGGTATTGCTCTTCGCATCGTTGTTGACATTGTCTCTGTCTTTCTGGCCTTTGCTCTCGTGTCTGACATCGGCGTTGGCATTGCTGGTATTGCTGTTGCGGATCTTGTTGGTCTCTGCCGCGTTGGTgctctctttcttcttgttgtCTCTGTTGCTCGCACCTTCTTCGACATAATTGCTTCTCCTGATCCCCCTGATACCTTTGGCACTGTTGTTGGCATTGCTCATACCGCTGTTGTGGGTCTCGCGTGCACTCCTCACTGTATTTACCATGCCCTCTTTTTTCTCCCCCTCCTTTCTTCCTTTGATCCTCTTCGTAGCGCTCCTCGCACCTTCTCTGACATCGCTCTTGACGTTGGCCTTGTCTGCTCAGGCAACGCTGCTGGCATTTCAGATATTGC
This window encodes:
- the LOC132180100 gene encoding vicilin Car i 2.0101-like, whose protein sequence is MVIKDRHRLPLFLLLSVLFLAPVSLSLAHETLEEPRYELRQKDDRDPESPRREFQQCQERCRREERGQRQQQQCQQRCEEQLRERERQREREVDAVSQQDPRRQYEECQRLCERQEPRQQQQCQRRCERKFEEQREGEGRGRRGGSRGDDEENTREPREQFQQCQQRCQREAQGQRQQQQCQRRCEERYEEEQRREQGRQGGRDNIEEYTRDPQQQYQQCQQRCERQEQGQRQQQQCRRRCEERYEEEQRREQEQGGRDNIEEYTRDPRQQYQQCQQRCERQEHGQRQQQQCQRRCEERYEEEQRREQEQGEGGRDNIEEYTRDPQQQYQQCQQRCERQEQGQRQQQCQRRCEERYEEEQRRQREQEEGGRQRERDIDQEHIRDPQQQYQQCQQRCQRQEQGRHQQQCQRRCAERYEEEQRREQEREEGRDTEEDTRDPQQQYQQCQQRCQRQEQGHRQQQQCQRRCEERYEEEQRREREQEEEGGRQRGRDTDQEKNRDPQKQYLKCQQRCLSRQGQRQERCQRRCEERYEEDQRKKGGGEKRGHGKYSEECTRDPQQRYEQCQQQCQRYQGDQEKQLCRRRCEQQRQQEEREHQRGRDQQDPQQQYQQCQRRCQTREQRPERQRQCQQRCEEQYREQQTREWGGEGNPSKQARRSEEHNPYYFHSQRFQLVHRSEEGYVRSLERFTERSELLSGIDNYRLVILEANPNSFMLPHHKDADAIVIVVMGKATINFVRQDKRNERESFNLECGDVLMVPAGTTTMVAVNQDSNEKLQIVVLVKPVNNPGQFREYFAAGAQNRESYLRAFSEDILEASLNTPIEKLERAFQQQEQRQGVIIRASQEQLRALSQRAMSAGRQSSRGPISLRSLSPSYSNQFGQFFEASPEDHRQLQDMDVFVNYAEIKQGAVMVPHYNSRATVVVFVVEGTGRFEMACPHLSSQSQESRGRREQQEEESSGKFQRVSARLSPGDAFVIPAGHPIAVVASERENLRMVGFGINGQNNQRNFLAGQDNIINQLEREAKELAFNLPQEEIEQIFGRQRESYFVPKERQSQRGQGRDHPLASILNLAGFF